The Candidatus Bathyarchaeum sp. genome window below encodes:
- a CDS encoding aminotransferase class I/II-fold pyridoxal phosphate-dependent enzyme, with the protein MLYEISEKAIQLENQGKEIIKFNLGDPDLPTPPEIIEAAYEAMKQGKTKYSSAAGEKVLREELAKIHGVSVDNVVITTGSKWGIFSLLFLSLKPGDNIVVPSPHWTSYALGAQKLGAEIRLLKRDLETDWKVDPQKLEELIDDKTKMILLNSPNNPTSKVIDDKTFSEIVEIAKSKGVKVMSDEVYSDISFVKAKSILDYGEDNILISGFSKTFLMTGWRIGYVVAQKELIKQMIKLNQITTTCVPAFIQYGALKGLESRQKIANDIRNQFKLRAEAAYSVLAKSPMKFSKPDAPFYLFPKVDGLDSEQFALNLLDHGVAVAPGTAFGDYREFFRIALTAGEDKIKEGLEKICEALP; encoded by the coding sequence ATGCTGTATGAAATAAGCGAAAAAGCAATACAACTCGAAAACCAAGGAAAAGAAATCATCAAATTCAACCTCGGAGACCCTGATCTACCCACACCCCCCGAAATCATCGAAGCAGCATACGAAGCAATGAAACAAGGAAAAACAAAATACTCCTCTGCAGCAGGAGAAAAAGTTCTTCGCGAAGAACTGGCAAAAATCCATGGCGTATCAGTTGATAATGTAGTAATTACCACTGGTTCAAAGTGGGGAATTTTTTCGTTGTTGTTTTTGTCTTTGAAACCCGGAGACAACATTGTTGTTCCCTCTCCTCACTGGACCAGCTACGCTTTAGGTGCCCAAAAGCTTGGAGCCGAAATTCGGCTGTTGAAGCGAGACCTTGAAACCGACTGGAAAGTAGACCCCCAAAAACTAGAAGAATTGATTGATGATAAAACAAAGATGATACTTCTCAACAGCCCAAACAATCCAACAAGCAAAGTTATTGACGACAAAACCTTCAGCGAAATAGTTGAAATCGCCAAAAGCAAGGGCGTAAAGGTGATGTCTGATGAAGTCTATTCTGACATCAGTTTTGTTAAGGCAAAATCTATCCTTGATTATGGAGAGGACAACATTCTGATTAGTGGTTTTTCAAAAACGTTTTTGATGACTGGCTGGAGAATCGGTTATGTTGTTGCTCAAAAAGAGTTAATTAAACAAATGATTAAACTAAACCAGATTACCACAACATGTGTTCCAGCTTTCATTCAGTATGGTGCTCTTAAAGGATTAGAGTCGCGACAAAAAATTGCTAATGACATTCGTAACCAATTTAAGCTAAGGGCAGAAGCCGCGTATTCCGTTCTTGCAAAATCTCCAATGAAGTTTTCTAAGCCCGATGCACCGTTTTATCTATTCCCTAAGGTTGATGGCTTAGACTCTGAACAATTCGCCCTAAACCTTTTGGACCATGGCGTTGCAGTGGCTCCTGGAACCGCCTTTGGTGATTATCGAGAATTCTTCAGAATAGCTTTAACTGCAGGAGAAGACAAAATAAAAGAGGGTTTAGAGAAAATCTGCGAGGCTCTACCGTGA
- a CDS encoding chorismate mutase — protein sequence MTLRKKIDIVDEKLILLLKERMDHCKNIGAIKAQNGMPVKDHRREDEVYLHVMAKALEAGLDPQKIEAIFKDIVALSVFVQGAE from the coding sequence ATGACACTACGGAAGAAGATTGACATAGTTGACGAAAAGCTAATCCTTCTTTTGAAAGAAAGAATGGACCATTGCAAAAACATAGGCGCCATCAAAGCACAAAATGGTATGCCAGTCAAAGATCACCGCCGAGAAGATGAAGTTTACCTGCATGTCATGGCAAAAGCATTGGAGGCTGGACTTGACCCCCAAAAAATTGAGGCAATCTTTAAGGACATTGTTGCTTTGTCTGTGTTTGTTCAAGGGGCCGAATAA